One Acidimicrobiales bacterium genomic window carries:
- a CDS encoding NADH-quinone oxidoreductase subunit M, with amino-acid sequence MENLLDGWGITLATFSPLVGAAVMMLIPREREDQHKLIALVTSLWVAFVGVLLLIQFDLDHTDRLQFGVDKVWIDVISSRFSVGIDGMSLPLILLTMLIVPLCIIYSWNHFPDPVNPKAFLILILILETGMIGTFVAQDLVLFFVFFEVVLLPMFFMIAVWGGEDRRYASLKFFLYTLFGSALMLVSFLALFFLTGAETFSIAGLSEAVAAGGVSRTAQLWIFGGMFLGFGIKVPMFPFHTWLPDAHTQAPTVGSVILAAVLLKLGTYGFIRIAIPILPDAAVTWAPWIGLLAVVGIIYGALGCLAQTDVKRLIAFSSVAHMGFVMLGIATLTDFGINAAIMGMVAHGLITGMLFFLAGSMKERYHTLKISRLGGLLVQAPRMGWIFGFCVMASLGLPGLAGFWGEFPAILSAYNPANGVPIETFRTYMVIAALGTVLAAGYLLWLLQRTAFGNPPEEFADDPAITDTTRHEWIAWAPILALIVAIGIYPNLIFRVSDGAVDASLSDCLTVDAHQLTDEEVEALGCSYVYRLGEAAGHDDDHGDDHEDDGHAEEADEHAAAGN; translated from the coding sequence ATGGAAAATTTGCTCGACGGCTGGGGCATCACCCTCGCCACGTTTTCACCGCTTGTCGGTGCGGCGGTCATGATGCTCATCCCGAGGGAGCGAGAGGACCAGCACAAGCTGATCGCGCTCGTAACCTCGTTGTGGGTGGCGTTCGTGGGCGTCCTGCTGCTGATCCAGTTCGACCTGGATCACACCGACCGCCTCCAGTTCGGGGTCGACAAGGTCTGGATCGACGTGATCTCCAGCCGGTTCTCGGTGGGTATCGACGGCATGTCGCTACCGCTGATCCTGTTGACCATGCTGATCGTGCCGCTGTGCATCATCTACAGCTGGAACCACTTCCCGGATCCGGTCAACCCCAAGGCCTTCCTGATCCTGATCCTGATCCTCGAGACCGGGATGATCGGCACCTTCGTGGCCCAGGACCTGGTGCTCTTCTTCGTGTTCTTCGAGGTCGTGCTCCTGCCGATGTTCTTCATGATCGCCGTCTGGGGCGGCGAGGACCGGCGCTATGCCTCGCTGAAGTTCTTCCTCTACACGCTGTTCGGCTCGGCCCTGATGCTGGTCAGCTTCCTGGCCCTGTTCTTCCTGACCGGCGCCGAGACGTTCTCCATAGCCGGCCTGTCCGAAGCAGTGGCCGCCGGTGGCGTGTCCCGCACCGCGCAGCTGTGGATCTTCGGCGGGATGTTCCTTGGCTTCGGCATCAAGGTCCCGATGTTCCCGTTCCACACGTGGCTACCCGATGCCCACACCCAGGCCCCAACCGTCGGTTCAGTCATCCTGGCCGCCGTGCTGTTGAAGCTCGGCACCTACGGCTTCATTCGGATCGCTATCCCGATCCTGCCCGACGCCGCCGTCACGTGGGCACCGTGGATCGGCCTGTTGGCCGTGGTCGGGATCATCTATGGCGCGCTGGGCTGTCTGGCCCAGACCGACGTGAAACGGCTCATCGCCTTCTCGTCAGTGGCCCACATGGGCTTCGTGATGCTGGGCATTGCCACACTGACCGACTTCGGTATCAACGCGGCGATCATGGGCATGGTCGCCCACGGCCTCATCACCGGCATGCTCTTCTTCCTCGCCGGTTCGATGAAGGAGCGTTACCACACGCTCAAGATCAGCCGGCTCGGAGGCCTGCTGGTCCAGGCGCCCCGGATGGGCTGGATCTTCGGCTTCTGCGTAATGGCATCGCTCGGTTTGCCCGGCCTGGCCGGCTTCTGGGGTGAGTTCCCGGCCATCCTCTCGGCCTATAACCCGGCCAACGGCGTTCCCATCGAGACCTTCCGGACCTACATGGTCATCGCCGCGCTCGGCACGGTGCTGGCGGCCGGCTACCTGTTGTGGCTGCTCCAGCGGACCGCCTTCGGTAACCCGCCCGAGGAGTTTGCCGATGACCCGGCCATTACCGACACCACTAGGCACGAGTGGATCGCGTGGGCGCCGATCCTGGCCCTCATCGTGGCTATTGGTATCTACCCGAACCTGATCTTCCGGGTCTCCGACGGTGCGGTGGACGCATCGTTGAGCGACTGCTTGACCGTCGATGCCCACCAGTTGACCGACGAGGAGGTCGAGGCACTCGGCTGTTCGTACGTCTACCGACTTGGTGAGGCCGCTGGTCACGACGATGACCATGGCGACGATCACGAGGATGACGGCCACGCCGAGGAAGCCGACGAGCATGCGGCGGCCGGGAACTAG
- a CDS encoding SAM-dependent methyltransferase, translating to MEISLGAQSLGDRLAESIRDDGPMAFSAWVEACLYDPDGGFYAAGGSAGRRGDFLTSPEVGPLFGAVLARWMDTRWEALGRPNGFVVVEAAAGSGTLARAVVAAEPACLTEGRYIMVERSAALRSVQPTDATFPGVCLSSVAHLADVGCISHGVVLANELLDNLAFGLLEVADGRWHEVLVDRESTGTTGEFREVLGDPVDLPAPVDAAACSPGARIPVQAEAAVWVDTALGLLGVGSVLIVDYASTTSAMAARPPAEWLRTYRGHERGDVATNEPGTQDVTVEVAVDQLPDGAVVATQAEFLGAHGIAELVDEGRRIWKTAAHLGDLTALRGRSRVIESEALLDPSGLGGFTVLEWVRSSKVGSQ from the coding sequence GTGGAGATCTCGCTGGGTGCCCAGTCGCTGGGTGACCGGCTGGCCGAGTCCATCCGGGATGACGGCCCCATGGCGTTCAGCGCCTGGGTGGAAGCCTGCCTGTACGACCCTGACGGGGGCTTCTACGCGGCCGGCGGGAGCGCCGGTCGCCGTGGCGACTTCCTTACCTCCCCGGAGGTCGGCCCATTGTTCGGCGCCGTTCTGGCCCGTTGGATGGATACCCGCTGGGAGGCCTTGGGCCGTCCCAACGGGTTCGTGGTGGTCGAGGCCGCAGCGGGGTCGGGCACGCTGGCCCGAGCCGTGGTGGCGGCCGAACCGGCCTGTCTGACGGAGGGCCGATACATAATGGTGGAGCGGTCGGCTGCCCTCCGCTCCGTCCAGCCGACCGACGCCACGTTCCCCGGGGTCTGCCTGTCATCGGTGGCCCATCTGGCTGACGTGGGGTGCATCTCCCACGGGGTGGTGCTGGCCAACGAGTTGCTCGACAACCTGGCCTTCGGGCTTCTGGAGGTAGCGGACGGCCGGTGGCATGAAGTGCTCGTTGACAGGGAGTCGACGGGTACGACAGGGGAGTTCCGGGAAGTGCTTGGAGATCCCGTCGACCTACCGGCGCCCGTTGATGCCGCGGCGTGCAGCCCGGGCGCCCGGATTCCGGTCCAGGCTGAGGCGGCTGTCTGGGTGGACACCGCCCTTGGTCTGCTGGGGGTCGGATCCGTCTTGATCGTCGACTACGCGTCCACGACGTCAGCCATGGCCGCCCGCCCACCGGCCGAGTGGCTGCGGACATACCGGGGCCATGAACGGGGCGATGTCGCGACCAACGAACCTGGCACACAGGACGTGACCGTGGAGGTGGCCGTCGACCAGCTTCCCGACGGTGCCGTCGTTGCCACCCAGGCAGAGTTCCTGGGCGCCCACGGCATCGCCGAACTGGTCGACGAGGGTCGGCGAATCTGGAAAACAGCCGCCCACCTAGGTGACCTGACGGCCCTGCGTGGCCGGAGCCGGGTGATCGAATCTGAGGCACTGCTTGATCCATCGGGCCTCGGTGGCTTTACGGTGCTGGAGTGGGTCCGTTCCTCAAAGGTTGGTTCCCAATAG
- a CDS encoding NADH-quinone oxidoreductase subunit J — protein MSTLAALADMDRLTSGEALVAQNVAFAVMAITMIVSALRMVTTHNVVHAALYLVVVLSGVAGIFILLGAEFVGVTQVMVYIGAIVVLFLFGIMLTKGSFGDDDGVSGERRLMAGLVGLLVFGVMTAALVDSFADAELDRSAPSTTAEIADSIFSAYIVPFEAVSVLLLAALIGAIVVARRD, from the coding sequence ATGAGCACGCTTGCCGCACTCGCTGACATGGACCGTCTGACCAGCGGCGAGGCCCTGGTGGCCCAGAACGTGGCGTTCGCCGTGATGGCCATCACGATGATCGTCTCGGCGCTTCGGATGGTCACCACCCACAATGTTGTCCACGCTGCCCTCTACCTGGTGGTCGTGCTGTCTGGGGTGGCCGGCATCTTCATCCTGCTGGGTGCTGAGTTCGTGGGCGTCACCCAGGTGATGGTCTACATCGGCGCCATCGTCGTCCTCTTCCTGTTCGGCATCATGCTCACCAAGGGCTCCTTCGGTGACGACGATGGCGTGTCGGGTGAGCGGCGCCTCATGGCTGGACTTGTTGGACTGCTGGTCTTCGGCGTCATGACCGCCGCCCTGGTCGACTCGTTCGCTGATGCCGAGTTGGACCGGTCGGCCCCCAGCACCACGGCCGAGATCGCCGACAGCATCTTCAGCGCCTACATCGTCCCCTTCGAGGCCGTGTCGGTCCTGCTGCTCGCCGCCCTCATCGGCGCCATCGTCGTGGCACGGCGGGACTGA
- the acs gene encoding acetate--CoA ligase gives MSEPTIEDYYVEDRTFPPSVEFTAAALLGDRSHHEEAAADYEAFWARQARELLTWDQDFHTTLEWDLPFAKWFEGGTLNLTTNCLDRHVNAGLGDRIAYFWEGEPGDTREITYADLLDEVCRFANVLKGLGLERGDRVAVYMPMIPELPVAMLACARIGVAHSVIFGGFSPDSIVDRCEDAEARLVITADAGYRRGEPSALKVNVDAALTAGAPSVEHVVVVNRCDTAVTMVDGRDLWWHELVADASSDCPAEPMDAEQLLYLLYTSGTTAKPKGIMHTTGGYLTQVAYTHRYTFDVRPESDVYWCAADIGWVTGHSYIVYGPLANGCTSVMYEGTPDTPRPEFRSGDRASWPRDRLWDIIERYGVTQLYTAPTAIRTFMKWGTAEPSDHDLSTLRVLGTVGEPINPEAWMWYHEHIGGGTCPIVDTWWQTETGGHMISPLPGVTTTKPGSACQTIPGVFAELVDDAGQTVAQGGGYLTITHPWPSMLRGIWGDPERYADTYWSRFEGRYFAGDGAKLDEDGYLWLLGRVDDVMNVSGHRISTTEVESALVDHPAVAEAAVVGATDETTGQAIVGYVILRGTYAASPELAEEVRGHVATKLGPIARPRAVVLVPDLPKTRSGKIMRRLLRDVAEGRDLGDTTTLADSGVVDEIRTRAAEAPQED, from the coding sequence ATGAGCGAACCCACGATCGAGGACTACTACGTCGAGGACCGCACCTTCCCGCCCTCGGTCGAATTCACTGCCGCAGCCCTGCTCGGCGATCGTTCCCACCACGAGGAGGCGGCTGCCGACTACGAGGCGTTCTGGGCCCGCCAGGCCCGTGAACTGCTGACCTGGGATCAGGACTTCCACACCACCCTGGAGTGGGATCTCCCGTTCGCCAAGTGGTTCGAGGGTGGCACCCTCAACCTGACCACCAACTGCCTGGACCGTCACGTCAATGCCGGGCTTGGCGACCGCATTGCCTACTTCTGGGAAGGCGAGCCGGGCGACACCAGGGAAATCACCTACGCGGACCTGCTCGACGAGGTCTGCCGGTTCGCCAATGTGCTCAAGGGACTCGGCCTCGAGCGTGGTGACCGGGTGGCCGTCTACATGCCGATGATCCCTGAGTTGCCGGTAGCCATGCTGGCATGTGCCCGGATCGGGGTGGCCCACAGCGTCATCTTCGGCGGTTTCTCCCCGGACTCGATCGTGGACCGTTGCGAGGACGCCGAGGCCCGTCTCGTCATCACCGCCGACGCCGGCTATCGCCGCGGCGAGCCCTCGGCCCTGAAGGTGAACGTGGACGCGGCGCTGACCGCCGGAGCCCCGTCGGTCGAGCACGTCGTGGTGGTGAACCGCTGCGACACAGCGGTCACCATGGTCGACGGTCGCGACCTCTGGTGGCACGAGCTCGTGGCCGATGCCTCGTCAGACTGCCCAGCCGAACCGATGGACGCCGAACAACTGCTGTACCTGTTGTACACGTCGGGCACCACTGCCAAGCCCAAGGGCATCATGCACACCACCGGGGGTTATCTCACTCAGGTGGCCTACACCCACCGCTACACCTTTGACGTGCGGCCCGAGTCAGACGTCTACTGGTGTGCGGCCGACATCGGTTGGGTGACCGGGCACAGCTACATCGTTTACGGACCGCTGGCTAACGGTTGCACGTCGGTCATGTACGAGGGCACCCCGGACACGCCCCGACCTGAGTTCCGGTCCGGCGACCGGGCCTCGTGGCCTCGGGACCGCCTCTGGGACATCATCGAGCGTTACGGCGTGACGCAGCTGTACACGGCACCAACGGCCATCCGGACGTTCATGAAGTGGGGGACGGCCGAGCCGTCCGATCACGACCTTTCGACGCTGCGGGTGCTTGGCACGGTCGGTGAACCCATAAACCCCGAAGCGTGGATGTGGTACCACGAACACATCGGGGGCGGGACATGCCCGATTGTCGACACCTGGTGGCAGACAGAGACCGGCGGCCACATGATCTCGCCGCTACCCGGGGTCACCACCACCAAGCCAGGGTCGGCGTGCCAGACCATTCCCGGGGTGTTCGCTGAACTGGTCGACGATGCCGGCCAGACGGTGGCCCAGGGCGGGGGCTACCTCACCATCACGCACCCGTGGCCATCGATGCTGCGGGGCATCTGGGGTGATCCCGAGCGCTACGCCGATACCTACTGGTCCCGGTTCGAGGGCCGCTACTTCGCGGGCGACGGTGCCAAGCTGGACGAAGATGGGTACCTGTGGTTGCTCGGCCGGGTCGACGACGTGATGAACGTGTCCGGGCACCGCATCTCGACGACCGAGGTGGAGTCGGCTCTCGTCGACCATCCCGCAGTCGCCGAAGCGGCCGTGGTGGGCGCCACCGATGAGACCACCGGCCAGGCCATCGTCGGCTACGTCATCCTGCGAGGCACCTACGCCGCGTCACCGGAACTCGCCGAGGAGGTCCGGGGCCACGTGGCCACCAAGCTGGGACCCATTGCCCGCCCCCGCGCCGTGGTGCTGGTGCCCGACCTTCCCAAGACTCGTAGCGGCAAGATCATGCGGCGCCTGCTACGAGACGTGGCCGAGGGGAGGGACCTAGGCGACACCACCACCCTGGCCGACAGCGGCGTGGTCGACGAGATCCGAACCCGGGCCGCTGAAGCCCCGCAGGAGGACTGA
- a CDS encoding NADH-quinone oxidoreductase subunit N has product MTDALFLLAFQRPAIDWHGIAPELVLLAAGALITLADIIFLEKARPFTAALAGLGLLATAVPLLTLAVDGTDRVMFDGAYVVDEFSLVVKAIFLLAGYVVVLLSTNYVAEGDYWENEYYGLLLASVMGMVMMASARDLVSIFVALELLSIPAYLMAAWRKRDLHSTEAGLKYYLMGVFASAVMLYGMSLLYGVSGSTLLSDIGTSMAAAGTSTAVVTMGIVFIVAGFAFKVSAVPFHTWAPDVYEGAPTPVTAFLAVASKAAGFVALLALVFVGFYSRSEVWEPLMWILAATSMTVGNLVALRQTNVVRLMAYSGIAQTGFMIAPLAVAGHGLSNGDQALSAVVTYLAIYTAMNLGAFAVIIALSRKTGSAEVSSFGGAFSYAPGLTVAMTIFLFSLAGIPPLGGWFAKFEVFRVLATAGEPWGYVLAAVGAVNSVIALYYYAAIARRMWADDVPDGDHSPVLVTPSLVTALTLCGAVTLAFGVAPQLVARFTDVSLLALGG; this is encoded by the coding sequence GTGACCGACGCTCTCTTTCTCCTGGCGTTCCAGCGCCCCGCCATCGACTGGCACGGCATCGCGCCCGAACTGGTGCTGCTTGCCGCCGGCGCGCTGATCACGCTGGCCGACATCATCTTCCTGGAGAAGGCACGTCCGTTCACTGCGGCTTTGGCCGGTCTGGGTCTGTTGGCTACCGCTGTACCCCTGCTGACGTTGGCCGTCGACGGCACCGACCGGGTGATGTTCGATGGTGCTTACGTGGTCGACGAGTTCTCCCTCGTCGTAAAGGCCATCTTCCTGCTGGCCGGGTACGTGGTGGTCCTGCTGTCCACCAACTACGTGGCCGAGGGTGACTACTGGGAGAACGAGTACTACGGCCTCCTGCTGGCCTCAGTCATGGGCATGGTGATGATGGCCTCGGCCCGCGACCTGGTGTCGATCTTCGTCGCACTCGAGTTGCTCTCCATCCCGGCCTACCTGATGGCGGCGTGGCGCAAGCGAGACCTGCACTCCACCGAGGCGGGCCTGAAGTACTACCTGATGGGCGTGTTCGCTTCAGCGGTCATGCTCTACGGGATGTCGCTGCTCTACGGCGTGAGCGGCTCGACATTGTTGTCCGACATCGGTACGTCGATGGCGGCCGCTGGCACATCGACCGCCGTGGTCACTATGGGCATCGTGTTCATCGTGGCCGGCTTCGCCTTCAAGGTCTCGGCCGTGCCCTTCCACACGTGGGCACCCGATGTCTACGAGGGGGCGCCCACCCCGGTGACCGCCTTCCTCGCCGTGGCGTCCAAGGCCGCCGGATTCGTGGCCCTGCTGGCTCTCGTGTTCGTCGGCTTCTACTCCCGTAGTGAGGTCTGGGAGCCACTGATGTGGATCCTGGCCGCCACCTCGATGACCGTCGGCAACCTTGTGGCACTGCGCCAGACCAACGTGGTTCGCCTCATGGCGTACTCGGGTATCGCCCAGACAGGTTTCATGATTGCTCCTCTGGCCGTGGCTGGCCACGGATTGTCCAACGGGGACCAGGCGCTCTCAGCGGTCGTCACATATCTGGCCATCTACACGGCCATGAACCTCGGCGCCTTCGCCGTCATCATCGCTCTATCTCGCAAGACCGGCTCGGCCGAAGTCTCCTCATTCGGGGGGGCCTTCAGCTATGCCCCGGGCCTGACGGTGGCCATGACGATCTTCCTCTTCTCGCTGGCCGGGATCCCACCGCTGGGTGGTTGGTTCGCCAAGTTCGAGGTCTTCCGGGTGCTGGCCACCGCGGGCGAGCCGTGGGGCTACGTGCTGGCCGCCGTCGGTGCCGTGAACTCGGTGATCGCTCTCTACTACTACGCAGCGATCGCCCGCCGGATGTGGGCCGACGACGTGCCGGATGGCGACCATTCGCCGGTCTTGGTGACCCCATCGCTGGTTACGGCGCTGACCCTCTGTGGGGCGGTCACATTGGCCTTTGGCGTCGCCCCTCAGTTGGTGGCCCGCTTCACCGACGTGAGCCTGCTGGCCCTCGGGGGCTGA
- a CDS encoding NADH-quinone oxidoreductase subunit L: protein MDALLTIASAAATASATGDGLALGITEGGSWLLRNVWLIPLLPALSFIGILFFGKKMPRGGSELGIAAVGIAFVLALLTGIAWVDHRDNFHGDEVHVAVVQLDDHGVAHGDDHGAGHEPGHPSLAVHRTATWFQTNGVEFTVGTLVDGLAVMMLLVVTLVSLLVHVYSTDYVHGDRRYTHFFAFLSLFSASMLLLVVSENTLQLLCAWELVGVCSFALIGHWWEEKPNSDAALKAFLTNRVGDMGLLVGVTVLFFAAGSALPDRFGSFSIAETNALANSGALSHTTLVVAASCLMAAVMSKSGQFFLHTWLPDAMAGPTPVSALIHAATMVVAGVFMIARMYGVFFEGFQIGGSSINLMAFIGGLTTIVGALLAFVQRDIKKVLAYSTISQLGYMVLALGVGAWTAAVFHLFTHAFFKACLFLGSGSVSHAVHSFDMKSDMGGLRKDMPHTYRTFMIGTVALAGLPPLAGFWSKDEILVGTGGWGLMGGTGGNGAYTLMLGMGMLTAALTAAYMTRCVYLTFFGEFRGHGEPHESGPRITGPLWILAGLAVVAGFFNMPKGFQLAPGSLQERFGHFVEPVAGYFPAISHATPSWSLAIVSTLVVIGGIAASGWYYFVKVEAASKAAGTSLTELPDGPTTKYPLARMGHTLLSNKYYLDHFYNGVVADGTKGPLARMANRINQDVIDRTVDVVGETAIKAGTVVYEKIDQLVVDGAVDASGRGASGAGEELRKINSGKVQSYAAILFAAATVLAGILIVLV, encoded by the coding sequence GTGGACGCACTCCTCACCATCGCATCGGCGGCCGCCACCGCTTCGGCTACCGGCGACGGCCTGGCCCTCGGTATCACCGAGGGTGGTAGTTGGCTGCTTCGCAACGTCTGGCTGATCCCGTTGCTTCCCGCGCTCTCGTTCATCGGGATCCTGTTCTTCGGCAAGAAGATGCCCCGGGGCGGCTCGGAACTGGGCATTGCCGCGGTGGGCATCGCCTTCGTGCTGGCCCTGCTGACCGGCATCGCATGGGTCGACCACCGGGACAACTTCCACGGCGACGAGGTCCACGTGGCGGTCGTCCAGCTCGATGACCACGGGGTGGCCCACGGAGATGATCACGGGGCTGGACACGAGCCAGGCCATCCGTCGTTGGCCGTGCATCGCACCGCCACCTGGTTCCAGACCAACGGGGTGGAGTTCACCGTCGGTACCCTGGTCGACGGGCTGGCCGTGATGATGCTGCTCGTGGTGACCCTGGTGTCGCTGCTGGTTCACGTCTATTCCACCGACTACGTCCACGGCGACCGGCGCTACACCCACTTCTTCGCCTTCCTGTCCCTGTTCAGCGCGTCGATGCTCCTGCTGGTCGTGTCGGAGAACACGCTGCAGCTGCTGTGCGCCTGGGAGCTAGTCGGCGTCTGCTCGTTCGCCCTTATCGGTCACTGGTGGGAGGAGAAGCCCAACAGCGATGCGGCACTCAAGGCCTTCCTGACCAACCGGGTGGGCGACATGGGCCTCCTGGTCGGCGTGACCGTCCTATTCTTCGCCGCCGGTTCAGCCCTGCCTGACCGCTTCGGATCGTTCTCCATCGCCGAGACCAACGCGCTGGCCAACAGCGGGGCGCTGTCGCACACCACGTTGGTGGTGGCCGCCAGTTGCCTGATGGCTGCCGTGATGTCCAAGTCCGGACAGTTCTTCCTGCACACGTGGCTGCCCGACGCCATGGCCGGCCCGACGCCCGTCTCGGCGCTCATCCACGCGGCGACCATGGTGGTGGCCGGTGTCTTCATGATTGCCCGCATGTACGGGGTGTTCTTCGAGGGCTTCCAGATCGGGGGCAGTTCGATCAACCTCATGGCCTTCATCGGTGGCTTGACCACCATCGTGGGTGCACTGTTGGCCTTCGTGCAGCGCGACATCAAAAAGGTGCTCGCGTACTCGACGATTTCCCAGCTGGGTTACATGGTCCTGGCCCTGGGCGTGGGTGCCTGGACGGCGGCCGTATTCCACCTGTTCACCCACGCCTTCTTCAAGGCCTGCCTGTTCCTGGGTTCCGGTTCGGTCAGCCACGCCGTGCACAGCTTCGACATGAAGTCTGACATGGGTGGCCTCCGCAAGGACATGCCGCACACCTATCGGACGTTCATGATCGGCACTGTGGCCCTGGCCGGCCTTCCGCCGTTGGCCGGCTTCTGGTCCAAGGACGAGATCCTCGTTGGGACCGGTGGTTGGGGCCTGATGGGAGGCACCGGGGGCAACGGGGCCTACACCCTGATGCTGGGCATGGGCATGCTCACCGCGGCACTGACCGCTGCCTACATGACCCGCTGCGTCTACCTCACCTTCTTCGGTGAGTTCCGTGGTCACGGCGAACCCCACGAGTCGGGCCCGCGCATTACCGGCCCGTTGTGGATCCTGGCCGGGCTGGCCGTCGTGGCCGGCTTCTTCAACATGCCCAAGGGCTTCCAGTTGGCTCCCGGGTCGCTCCAGGAGCGCTTCGGCCACTTCGTGGAACCGGTAGCCGGCTACTTCCCGGCCATCAGCCACGCCACCCCGAGCTGGTCGCTGGCCATTGTCTCGACGCTGGTGGTCATCGGTGGCATCGCCGCATCCGGGTGGTACTACTTCGTCAAAGTGGAGGCCGCGTCCAAGGCCGCTGGTACCAGCCTCACCGAACTGCCCGATGGGCCGACCACCAAGTACCCGCTGGCCAGAATGGGCCACACCCTGCTGTCCAACAAGTACTACCTCGATCACTTCTACAACGGCGTCGTGGCCGATGGCACCAAGGGCCCGTTGGCCCGAATGGCCAATCGGATCAACCAGGACGTCATCGACCGCACCGTGGACGTGGTCGGCGAGACCGCCATAAAGGCCGGGACCGTCGTCTACGAAAAGATCGACCAGTTGGTGGTCGATGGGGCGGTTGACGCATCCGGACGCGGTGCATCCGGTGCAGGTGAAGAGCTTCGCAAGATCAACTCCGGAAAGGTCCAGAGCTACGCGGCGATCCTGTTCGCGGCAGCAACGGTCCTGGCCGGAATACTCATCGTCCTCGTCTAG
- a CDS encoding 4Fe-4S binding protein, which translates to MSALPKLALPKVPGLVKGLGVTLKTMVRTLTKGSHTVQYPRVKEAPTPRARGVITLHEDNCTACMLCARECPDWCIYIEGHKYKAPPRRPGGKPRQKNALDRFDIDFALCMYCGICVDVCPFEALFWSPEFEYSEPRIADLLHDKSKLGQWMETVPDFQDYEAGSEAKKLQVPR; encoded by the coding sequence ATGTCCGCTCTCCCGAAACTGGCGCTCCCCAAGGTTCCCGGCCTGGTCAAGGGCCTCGGTGTCACCCTGAAGACCATGGTGCGCACCCTGACCAAGGGTTCCCACACCGTGCAGTACCCACGGGTAAAGGAAGCTCCGACGCCCCGGGCCCGCGGCGTGATCACGCTGCACGAGGACAACTGCACGGCCTGCATGCTCTGCGCCCGCGAATGCCCGGACTGGTGCATCTACATCGAGGGCCACAAGTACAAGGCGCCGCCGCGACGGCCGGGCGGAAAGCCCCGCCAGAAGAACGCCCTGGACCGCTTCGACATCGACTTCGCCCTCTGCATGTACTGCGGGATCTGCGTAGATGTCTGTCCGTTCGAGGCCCTGTTCTGGTCGCCGGAGTTCGAGTACTCCGAGCCGAGGATCGCTGACCTGCTCCACGACAAGTCCAAGCTCGGACAGTGGATGGAGACCGTCCCGGACTTCCAGGACTACGAGGCTGGCAGTGAGGCCAAGAAACTCCAGGTGCCCCGATGA
- the nuoK gene encoding NADH-quinone oxidoreductase subunit NuoK encodes MLLNQFLILSAVLFSIGVYGVLARRNGVLVLMSIELILNAVNINLVAFGAFRASVGGEVFALFVIAVAAAEVGVGLAMVLLLYRNRRSIDLTLIDQLRG; translated from the coding sequence ATGCTGCTGAACCAGTTCCTCATCCTGTCTGCCGTGCTGTTCTCCATCGGTGTGTACGGCGTGCTGGCCCGTCGCAACGGCGTGCTGGTGCTGATGTCCATCGAGCTCATCTTGAACGCAGTGAACATCAACCTCGTGGCCTTCGGTGCCTTCCGGGCGTCGGTGGGCGGCGAGGTGTTTGCCCTGTTCGTCATCGCAGTTGCCGCGGCTGAGGTCGGGGTGGGCCTGGCCATGGTGCTGCTGTTGTACCGCAACCGTCGATCCATCGATCTCACCCTGATCGACCAGTTGAGGGGCTGA